The proteins below come from a single Chryseobacterium capnotolerans genomic window:
- a CDS encoding helix-turn-helix domain-containing protein: MTDPICESRKRFVHLRHFENYTYLYFMNDSHFKAVEEEDAEFYVYHVLTGNITTDIHYHSSAQLVYAEGGIVHVFTDLKHWYLPARCFMWIPAGTPHYLFSTSPKVDLYNFYIKKEEGENGFFDEINIYSVNELLREMILYTKDWNGKITKKDSSKYYFLKALKGVLQEKKHKHLAFPIQHPFPKDETLLKIARYIHANLEKPLTIESTAKEFGMSTRTLSRKFKEILGMNYVRFLRALRITRSLELMLEGKYNMYEIAMMVGYNSLSSFSNIFKKVIGVAPTEYQQKLRGNR, translated from the coding sequence ATGACTGACCCTATTTGTGAAAGCAGAAAAAGATTTGTTCATTTACGCCATTTTGAAAATTATACCTATCTTTATTTCATGAATGATAGTCATTTTAAAGCCGTAGAGGAAGAGGATGCTGAATTTTATGTGTATCATGTTCTTACCGGGAATATCACAACAGATATTCATTATCACAGTTCTGCCCAATTAGTCTATGCAGAAGGGGGTATTGTACATGTTTTTACAGATCTGAAGCACTGGTATCTTCCGGCGAGATGTTTTATGTGGATTCCTGCTGGTACACCACACTATCTATTTTCTACCAGTCCCAAAGTTGATTTATATAATTTTTATATTAAAAAAGAAGAAGGAGAGAATGGCTTCTTTGATGAAATTAATATTTATTCTGTGAATGAATTGCTTCGGGAAATGATTTTATATACCAAAGATTGGAATGGGAAAATCACAAAAAAAGATAGTTCAAAATATTATTTCCTTAAAGCTCTTAAAGGTGTTTTACAAGAAAAAAAACACAAGCATCTGGCATTTCCGATACAGCATCCATTTCCCAAAGATGAAACCTTACTGAAGATTGCTAGATATATTCATGCTAATCTTGAGAAGCCTCTAACGATTGAATCTACAGCCAAAGAGTTCGGAATGAGTACAAGAACCCTTTCCAGAAAGTTTAAAGAAATTTTGGGTATGAACTACGTTCGTTTCCTGAGAGCTTTAAGAATTACCCGTTCTTTAGAGTTAATGCTGGAAGGAAAGTATAATATGTACGAGATTGCGATGATGGTAGGCTACAATAGCCTGTCTTCTTTCAGTAATATCTTTAAAAAGGTAATCGGAGTAGCGCCTACAGAATATCAACAGAAATTGAGAGGAAATAGGTAG
- a CDS encoding TolC family protein, whose amino-acid sequence MIDYQHLGLQQAIEIGLKNNKSIQISHLKQKISATKEKDLKMEKLPDVEFHTSYNQVTNLFQYQDGVFNTPTKYDAINGMYDFTLSASIPVYMGGKIKNTEKKAAIDTEVSALRTHLDERQLTMEVITAFLQIHHLKEQQSLINDKMKEDSVNIRQVKALKANGVVTVNEVLRTSLQLSNHKMSWTELDNDIQIAEHKLKTILSLPEQQEMHIDTEDLISDKAAIPYIDELTETALHKNESVGITHKNLSLRELDQKITKANYLPKITAGGEYFLKYPNMMFFPPEPYAYRLGMIGLNLTYPIENLYKNKYKMQEARENIDLAKLQIEENEEKIRHNVYEAYKKFEETNQKVKIAEEAIDQAKENYRIVRTKYANKLSLITELIDADNTYLEAESNLISVKINRQLKYYQLQYTIGNL is encoded by the coding sequence ATGATAGATTACCAACATCTTGGTCTGCAACAGGCTATAGAAATTGGGTTAAAAAACAACAAAAGCATCCAGATTAGTCATCTAAAACAGAAAATATCTGCCACTAAAGAGAAAGACCTTAAAATGGAAAAACTTCCGGATGTTGAATTTCATACCAGCTACAACCAGGTTACCAATCTTTTCCAGTATCAGGATGGCGTATTTAATACACCAACAAAATATGATGCGATCAACGGAATGTATGATTTTACTTTATCTGCTTCTATCCCTGTTTATATGGGTGGAAAAATAAAAAATACAGAGAAAAAAGCAGCGATTGATACTGAAGTTTCAGCTTTAAGAACCCATCTGGATGAAAGACAGCTTACCATGGAAGTCATTACCGCTTTTCTGCAAATTCATCACTTAAAAGAACAGCAGTCCCTTATTAACGATAAAATGAAAGAGGATTCTGTGAATATTAGACAGGTAAAAGCTTTAAAAGCTAATGGTGTAGTTACGGTGAACGAAGTGCTGAGAACTTCACTACAACTTTCTAATCACAAAATGAGCTGGACAGAACTGGATAATGACATACAGATTGCTGAGCATAAACTGAAAACCATCCTTTCTCTTCCTGAACAACAGGAAATGCATATAGACACAGAGGATCTGATCTCCGACAAAGCAGCCATCCCCTATATTGATGAGTTAACAGAAACTGCTTTACATAAGAATGAATCAGTTGGAATTACCCATAAAAACCTTTCATTAAGAGAGCTGGATCAGAAAATTACTAAAGCAAATTATCTCCCAAAAATAACAGCGGGCGGAGAATATTTTCTGAAATACCCCAATATGATGTTCTTTCCTCCTGAACCTTATGCCTATCGTTTGGGAATGATCGGACTGAACCTTACCTATCCTATCGAAAACCTATACAAAAACAAATATAAAATGCAGGAAGCAAGAGAAAATATAGATCTTGCCAAACTTCAGATTGAGGAAAACGAAGAAAAGATAAGACATAATGTATATGAGGCCTACAAAAAGTTTGAAGAAACCAATCAAAAGGTAAAAATTGCTGAAGAAGCCATTGACCAAGCTAAGGAAAACTACCGTATTGTAAGAACAAAATACGCGAATAAACTGAGTCTTATCACTGAACTGATTGATGCAGATAATACCTATCTGGAAGCTGAATCTAACCTTATTTCCGTAAAAATTAACCGACAACTAAAATACTATCAACTTCAATATACGATTGGAAACTTATAA